cataatatttaagaagtatttggatgtgcacttgcgatgccatggcacacaaggctatgggtctagtgctggaaaatgagattagaatagttaggtacttgtttgactggcgcagacccgatgggccaaagggtctttttctgtactgtagacctctatgactaagtTATCTACTTTCTTAGGAAAAGttcattgtccaccatcattcatgaccgGATGTGACAGGACCcctgagctttgatctgatccattggttgtggaatcactcagCTCTGTTTACAGcatgctgtggctgctgctgctgctgcttagcaggcatgtagcttcaccaggttggcacgtcatttttatgtatgcctgatGCTATTCCTAGCATGCTCTCCTACACacctcattgaactagggttgattcccttgcctgatgGTAATATTAGAGTGAGGgttatgctggaccatgaggttacaggttctGGTTCAATATAATTCTGCTGTTTCTGGTGCCCTACAGTATCCCATAGATGCCCAgttctgagttgctagatctgttctggaTCAATCCCATCTAGAATAGTGGTAGTGCTACATGACAATGGAAGATGCCCTCTGTGTGAAGATAGGACTCTGTCTGCACAAGGACTGTACAATGGTCCCTCTTATCAATACCGTCATGCACAGATGCAGCTTTCACAGGTAGTTAGGTAAAGACAAGGTCAAGTATgtgtttcccttttgttggttccctcgccacctgttGCAGGCTGACTCGGCCAGtttagtcagtagtggtgctgctagggcactcttggtgatggatgttgaagtcccccacccagagcacattgtGCCCTTGCTcccctcaatgcttcttccaagtggtgttcagcatggaggagataatgattcatcagttgagggagggaagTGGGTGATAATCAGTAGGCGGTTGCCATGTTCACCTttcatctgatgccatgagacttcatggggtccggagtcaatggtgaggattcccagggccacTTTTCCTGAATGTATAtctttgtgcagcctcctctggtgggtctgtcctgcactgggagtgttacATTGTAAAAGAAGTGATTCATGCTAATCAATTGTGTCATGTCTCAGACCAATCCTAATTTTCATATGTTGTGTTAGTTAACTTGACGGCATTGGAAAGTGCATCAatattgtgtttttaaaaaaatgttcttttccCAGGGCTGTTGAATTCCAAATATGATCGTGGTTGGACTGACCATCGTAAAATTACTGTCAACAGCTTTCGCTGTTTTGGACCAGGCCAaaaggactttgaaaacaaaatTTTTGAGGAATGTATGTTTTTTTTAGATGCTATTGACACATACAAAGGAAAATCATTTGATGCCAAGTGTCTTGTAACTAACGCAGTTTCCAACATCACAAACCTAATTACTTTTGGAGAGCGTTTCACATATGATGATACAGAGTATCAGCATATGATTGAGATATTTAGTGAAAATATTGAATTGGCAGCCAGTGTATGGGCATTCTTGTACAATGCTTTCCCTTGGATTGGGATCCTGCCCTTTGGAAAACATCAGCgtttgtttaaaaatgcagcAGAAGTTTATGACTTTTTGCAGAAGATTATACAGCGGTTTTCACAAAACAGAACATCACAGAAACCCCGGCATCTCATTGATTTATATTTGGACGAAATGGAAAAGAACATTAATGATCCTGAATCTTCCTTGTCAACAGAAAACTTAATTTTTACTGTCGGGGAACTTATTATAGCTGGAACTGAGACTACAACTAATGCACTTAGATGGGCCATCTTGTACATGGCACTGTATCCAAATATTCAAGGTGAGAAAACAGTCATAGAATACACTGACATTTCACAGATATTTTGAGTTGATAAAGTAAAGTAATTAATCACAATTCTTATTGTGAATTTCAACCAGCTTCTTTCTGACTTCGATCCTTATGGGAAAGCTTTAACCCAACCTAAATTTAAATGATTAAATATCAAAGTTCACTTGAGTTCATTGGCAATGTACAATTGTTATTCAAGTAAATCTTCCCCTTCAGTTCTACTAGAAAAATTGAAGACAACTATTTGTTCAATGCAGTTGCCTGGTTATGGTTTGTGAGGCAAATTTCATATTGCAATCTTATTTTTGCCAGTGTATGAAAAGTCATTGTAAGCTACTGTAAGCACAGAAAAATATTGATTCATTTGAACAATAGTGAATTCTTGAGGTCCCACACCATTTATTCCATTGCCCAATGGAATGAAAAAAATGTGGTACCAATACTTAAGTTCATTTACTCAGAATAATATTGAATACTGGGCAAGTAGGAGAGGTATACAAGTAGTCTATCATGGCTTAAGCAATCGAAAAACTTCTCAAGGTTTTCATTTTGAAGATTTCAATGTCATTTGAACATCTCAATCAGATTAGTACTTTCTTATCTATTCCCACTTAACCGCTATCATTTCCATAATAGTTCTGAAGTGCTCTTTAGTAAGTGTACTTTTTCAAATGTATAGTGAAAGAAATCACGATTTTTATTTGCGTCCTTTGCAGAAAAAGTACATCAAGAAATTGACACTGTTGTGGGAAAAAATCAAGTGCCTTCTCTGGAAAACAAGTCACAGATGCCATACACAGAGGCAGTTCTACATGAAATTCTTAGATTTTGCAATATAGCTCCACTTGGTATTTTCCATGCAACTGCCCAGAACACTGTTGTTCGAGGTTATtccattccaaagggaacaacaattataACAAATCTTTACTCTGTACACTTTGATGAGAAATATTGGAGCACTCCTGACATATTTTGTCCCGAGAGATTTCTGGACAACAACAAGCAATTTGTGAAGAAGGAAGCATTTATTCCATTTTCTATTGGTAAGTAATTAGCTGTGTGAATGCATGTTGCGTTTTGATAAGGAGGTGGTGCAAGTGAATTAGGTAGAGCAATATTGCTGACATTggttcaaaattttaaaaatctttctctTTAGTGATTATTAAATATTTTTTGGAATGCTTTCAAAAGTGCTGCTGTGGTGCTGCCGCATTTATATACAGCTGTCATGGAAAGGTGCATGCATTACTGAGTTCTGGAAGAAACATGTTAAAACGTACATCTAGGGAACTCTCTAAATGGTTCACTGGAAAAGGGAGCAGACATAAGTCCCAGGTTCAAAATTAGCTGGGGTATGATAGTTTCTGAGAGAAGATTTAGTCAAAGTTCCTGCTCCTGAAAACTACCTATTAGGTGCTATTGCAAAGTACATGTATAAAGATGTCCAGCAAGAATAGAATAAGGCTTGACTTTTACTTTTAAGCAGCTTGCGATCAGAGATTACACAATAGAGAATACATTTGGGTGGTTACTCGAGGGTAACTGTGGAATGTATCTCATTTAGAGAAAGCCTCCAAGAGCTTATGGGAACAagtcagattttttaaaaacctgcagcACTTTCAGGTTTCCCTGGTTTGGAGTTGGAAGATGTTCTCATAGTATCCTAATATTCTGTACGCGGCATAATTATGCTCATAAATGATAATTTGTAAACACTTATGAATATTTTCACATCTGATCTTTTAAACATATTGTGCTAGATGGTGCTGTGAGCTGTTCATTAGATTTGTATTTTCCCCAGAGACTTTCTATGGGATTTTGTATGGCAAGTTGCTATCAGTGGGACAGCCACACTGCATGACGCCATCTACAGGCTTCTAAAACCTGGGAGAACAGGACAGGGCAAACAATTGTGCATCTCCATAAGCAGTAAGATTGAAGAATTGTTAAGGAGCAGCACAGATCTAAACCAAGCAGTATAAGTTAGAATAGTGAATTCTGATATTGAACTTTTGACACAAAGTGGAATAAATAGAGGAAAACAACAAGTAGATTGAGAAAAAGAGAAGAcacaaagaaaaatatatttttttaataatcTCTCACAACAATTAAAAGCTGTAGATTGTGAATTCATATTTGTAAAGGTtagttttcagtgccagagaggttctTTTGCAATAATTAAGACTTACAACACCTTTAAAAGGAAACATAGACTGGAATGCCTTGACTTCATTTTTTGAGATAAATTTGGTCTGCATCTTTGACTTGAGTACAGGAATTTCACACCATTTTCATGCCATGGCACATTTCAGACAGCAACTTTTAGATTTGCACATAAAAAATGGTGAGCACCATTAACCTTGTTGTTATTTTCATGGCCATATCTCATGTATAATATACAAAAATAAATTGTATCATTGATGATAGCATTGGGGTGAGCAGCATGGGACTAATAATATTGAATACTTTGAGGAGGAACAAGGGTTATTACACAATGAGATGGTTTTCATTTTCATTTGAAACTAGTCATCAATTCCATTTTTCATAGGACGAAGGCGTTGTCTTGGAGAACACCTTGCAAGAATGGAGCTATTTCTGTTTTTTACCATGTTATTGCAAAGATTTCATCTTCATTTTCCACCAGGAACTATACCAAATCTGAAACCCAAACTGGGAATGACATTGCAGCCTAATCCATATcttatctcatttgaaagacggtGAAATAATCTCAATAATGACCTATTAAAACAAATAATTTCataatggtgggggtgggtggagaaaagtgaaatttaattttcTAAATGTTTGGTGTAGCTGATTTCTCTTTTGTTTTTCTAAATCTATGCTTTAATCTAGTGATCTAACTAATCCTACATTGAGGTAATGTGATATCTCCCCAAAAGGCTATAGAATCATACAGGTGTACAAGAAGGACATTCAGCAAATAGTGCCTGGGCCAGCACTTAAAAGCACGATCTAATTCATCCACTcttctgctcttttcccatagtcctgcaaatctctccttttcaagtatacaGAATTTTATTTTCAAGattactattaaatctgcttccaccaccttttttaGTTCCAAGACCATGTCAATTTTTCGTAACTATCGCCTGTGTAAAAAAACACTTCTCATCTCCcacttggttcttttgccaaatcACTGGTTACCAATTCTCCAGccagcagaaacagtttctctttaataATTCTATGTCTAAGGAAATTAAtctcagtttctccagtctctcatCCTTGCTAtaatcctagtaaatctcctctgcgcccttTCTCAAGCCTTGACATAAATTAGAaactgtggtgtccagaattgcacgcaatactccagatgaggcccgACAAATAATTTCTAATGGTTTAGCatcactttcttgcttttgtattctgtgcctcaACAAAATCAAGCATCCCATATTTTTCACATCAACTGcttatagctctttcaaagagcaaaatGTACCGAATAGTTGCATCATTCAATGATTTATTCTAACTTGGCATTTCACCTTCAAAGAATTGTTTATGTAGACCCCCAGCTATTTCTGttcttgcaccccctttaaaattgcaccATATTGCTTGTGTAACTTCTCCTTATTTTTCTTTCTAAACTACAAacacttaaaaaaaactttagTATCTTTAAACTAGGCTGTTAAGACTAACAGTTGCATTGCTGTGTCAGCTCTAACTACAATGCAGAACATGAAACAGTTAAGTTGGCTCATGTAAGAAAATAGCCCTGCACCCAGGTTCTAGCCttagtttctggtaaatggcaTGTTTCTCCCTACCCTCTGTACTCACTTAAACGCAAGCCTCAGCCAGCAGTACTCTATAACCAACTGCTATATAATATGCAAGTATGGTCCTCAGTGACCAGATACCCTTCCTTTCTATAAGGAAGTACTTTATTTTATTAGCCCAGTGAAGACAGGATATGAATCATGTGTTGGCTGTCCGTCACTTTATGGATGACATCTATTCAGGGTCACGAGTTTCTGTCATGGGTCTTCATGGGACTGAGCAGGCTGATTCTCAACCCGCAGATCTTCAGGCACATGGGGGAGGATGTCCCACGAGGcggtgggatctggagtgcaggatttgcttcctttcttTTCTCCTTTGCCTCTGCAATGCCTCATCACGAAGGCACTCAGACTTAAAATGTAatagcttgatggacaagttgtggCCTTTCTGAACAATTGGTATCAAGCTTCTACCAATCATTCATTTTGATGCCACCTCACTTCAAGGAGAGCTCCAGAATgactttgaagtgttttctttgtcgtCTCTTGGAACATTGGCCATTTAAGAGTTGAGAGAACAGGACGTGACAGAGAAGAGAGTTTTTGGCCATCTGGACACCgtccagtccatcaaagttgatttttgaaggggttttgcctgaatgcttctgGACCTGGCTTCAAGGAGGACATTAGCGTTTGTTCGACTGTCCTCCTATCTAATCAAACTGATACGAATCATGCAGAAAAACAATGCACTCCTATTCACAATCACTCTTTGAGCAAGAGTATTTTCAAACTGTCTTTACAGCACCTCTTTTGCTGAATGGTAATTATAAACAGGATGATTGTGGAATTGAGTACAGTACTGTTTCAAACCATTTTGTTTAATAATTTAGAAGTCGAAGCCACGTGACAACAAAGAAAACAATCCATATAATTTTTGACAGTAAGTACAATATGGCTATAGTagttagaattttttttatttcttctaCCCTGTTCTTGTTGGCACTGGTTTTCGGGTTCCTGTGTTTCGCTACCAATTAGTTTATTATAGTTTGCATAATTGCATGTATGAAGCATTCTTTGTATTAGAATTTATTGATGGAAGATCATGTGTGCATATAAAACAAATGTGAAATGCTAGACATTAATACCAGGAAGCAAAGCGAAGTTCTGGAATGCAATTCCAGTTTCTGCTTCAGTTCCAAGACCACGTCAAATTTCAAGAACAGGTGGTTAAAGGAAAATAAAGGTATCTGTGTAGCAAGAAGGAACAGGGGATTAAGGGGATTTGTGTGAAGGATAatcacataagaaataggagcaggagtaggttattcggcccttcgaacctactccgccattcaatatgatcatgcctgatcttctacctcaactccaccttcccacactatccccatatcccttaaatgAACAGAAACGTAGGTTAAGGTGAATAGCTTATGCATGTGTTGTAATTTCTGTGAATGTAATTCTATGATTCAGCTTGATTTATCAGCTATTTACATGTGACTTGTTTTATACAGTACTTTCAAAACTTTTTGAGAAGTAATAAAGATACAATATAGAATAAAATAAGGTTATTTATATTCATGGTCCAGGTGGTTTCTTTAACTAACCCTTTTCTTCTTCTTTGGGAACTCGGTTGATTAATCACTTTCCACAATTTTTATTGAACACAGCAACAGTAAACTGAAACTGAAAAATATTGAAAGACCACCTGTCCTTCTACTTCTCTTTTTAACAATTGCTCCCGATATTGAAATTTAAATGTTTAGCTGTATTCCTGCAACATGGAAACTAGAAGTATTTTGATGATAATTTTGTCAACTAGCAAATAGTAACTGGAAAGGTTCTCCATTGTAATGTGTTTCCAATGACAGACCACCTACTGAATGCAATCAAAATGCAGGTCTACTTGCAATTATTGACAATGCCAAACTATTCATTAGTTTAAAACTACAATGTTTCATATTGCTTTCTCTGTGAGAATTAGGCAGCGTAGCTAAATGTGAGCCAATCCAGAGTATTTTAACATTTCACCTTTTCTTTCCCAGTTTCTTTGACTGATTAGAATATGTTGTGGTCGCAGTGGATATACAGATCTTAATGCCAATTCTTTAAATAAAATGCTGATCAGTTCCATAAACTTGCTCAGATTCTGTGTTACAAAGGACAATCTTCTAATAGATTTTAAAGGAACATTAAAGGTTTCCATATTCAGCTTCCTAAAAGGTTCCATTCagaaggaaatgctggaaaaactgatgCAGCTGGCTTGCTGCATGAAGATAATaaagtaaatatttcacattgtaCACACATTAGCTTTTAACTTGAGTAAAGTGAATTTCAGTTCAGTGCGGGATCCAGTTATTCGCCCATGCTTCTTCAAACAGCAAGAGTATTAGAAGTTGCCATACATTGAGATTATGATTTTTTCAGCTAGGGAGTTCCCTAAATAACAAGGTTTACTTGTATTACGATTGCCAGGCACCACCAAAACACTGATTCAATAGAAATAATTTCTGTTCGTTCGTGCAAGCTGAGACAAATAGCACTGTTTCCCATTTAAGTGCCATCTACTGTGTCTTGGACTCTTGGCAGTCCTGTAGCCCACTTAACATTTTGTGTAGTCTGGTTGATATTGTTGCAAATGTAGCATCTGCCACATGCTCCAGCTTTTTTCTACCTGTCCTttttggagtgaatgggagtaAAGAGGTGGATGGATGGAGGGTGAAGAGTGAGGAGAAGTAAAAATATTGTAGATAGTTCAAAGGAGGAGGCAGAGCTAGCAAAAGCAGTGAGGAGCTAAAGAAAGtcgaggggggtggtggtttgaaggtgacagggtaAGACATGATAGGTGTAAGGACTGCAAGCTTTGATGCAGCTGTTTCATATTCTGATGGAATACATACATTATTATTTTGGGGGAATACGTACAGTTTCTATTCTAAAGTTTGACAGTTAAATTAACCAATTCTGGTAAATGAAGATTTCTACATTAATAACCAATATAATGGAAAACTAATAATATATCTAATTGAAAAAAGTATCTGTCTTGCAAAATCACATTGATTAGCAATAAATAAGAAAGTTTTACTAATGTCCTGCTAATTACAAAAGGACTATTATACAGCAATGGGTAGTGTTGAAAATTATGTAAATATCATTCGTGACTTTTTTCTTTGGGCATTAGCTATGGCTCATAGGTTAGAACACTTGCCTATGAGTCAAAAGGTTACAGTTCAAGACCTACTCCAAAGTCCTGAGTGCAAAATAtaatctgacactccagtgcaatactgaaggagtgctgcatgactggaggtgtcatcttttgcATAACATAAAAAATCCCATCTCAgtcaatgtttatcccttaaccaacattactaaatcagattatctagtcattatcactgtttgtgggaacttgctgtgtacaaagtgGCTGCCCTGCTCTTTATATTTACAACAGTGAAAATACttccaaaagtacttcagtggctgcAAAGCCCTTTGACACATCCGAGTCATGAAAGTCACTATAGAAATGTAATTCCTTTCTCTTACAAAAAAATCCAGACAATGTTGATTTTACTTCCCTTTTTATTTAACTTCTCTTTATCCCATTTGGGCCCTTCTCTCCATTTCCTGTGACATGATCATATTTCTGTAACACAATCATACCTCATTTCATTTCTCTCCTCTCAGGTACTTTGCATCTCCGTCCCCAAAATTTGCATACCAATCCTTCAGTATTCCTGTATCACCTTTCTCTGCCACCCAATCTTGAATCCCCCTTGCATAATCTCTCGGCTTTCTCCATTTAACTCTCAACATTCTTCAAAGGCCCAATCAAGCAACCTCATGACACAACTTCAACTGCTGCATTATCCACTCTCAAAATGCTTAGTCCCCAGCAGGTATGCTGGTTGTCATCTTGCCAACCTTATTGCAGTCTCACTGCCAGAGGATCAACAATCATGAAATGAGATAATCATCTCTGCCCAGCAAGGCCTTTGCCACAGGACCTCATTGTGGTTGATTGCATTGACGTCATAGTTTGACAGAACCTTAGCTCATGATAATGACACCTTGCAGCTTACTGAAGGCTCCCCAGCCATTTATACCATCCACCACCTGCCCCACTCAAATCACTGTAGCAGTGGTGTAGCTCTTTTCATCAAATCTTATTTTGGTTTCTCACCTCCTCCTCTagcaccttctctcccctccccccgctccccccaaccGAGTACCTCATCTTCTCCATCCCTCTTGCTtcagagtcatagtcatagaggtttacagcatagaaaaaggcccttcagcccatcaagtcagcACCGGTCAAACGAGTACTTAACTATTctattcccattttccagcactaggcccatagctttgtatgccatggcatcataaatactttttaaatgttatgagggtttctgcctctaccatccgttcaggcagtaagttccagatttccaccaccctctgggcgaaaaaattcctcacatctcttctaaacctcctgccccttaccttaaatctatgcttcctggttattgatccctctctcctttaaaatcCTCATATTCTaacatttcccccccaccccacctcccccctaccccccccccccccccccccccccccccccaccacctaccccaccccccctccacctaaAGACACCCTTGGGACAAAATGCAGCTCCATAGTGCCCTGTTATTCAATACTGAGTGCCATTTTTCCCCAAAAATGCTGCTTGCAGCTAGCACACACTTCTGTGTTAGCTGTGCCATACACTATTTTGATGAGGGCATTAGCATGCATGCAAGGAGTACCTGTTGGAATTATGTAGAGTAGGCAGATCATGGTGCTAAATCAGCGTATAATGCTGTCTCAAGCACACGAAACTGAGATAAACATTTTCTCTCAAagagtcgttagtctgtggaattctcttccccagagagtagtggaggtggggtcattgaatacattcaaggctgagttagatagaattTTGACCGACaatggagtcaaaggttatggatgtgggtgggtgggggggtggtggagggatgcagacaggaaagtggagttgaggccacaatcaaatcagccatgatcttgttgaatgatggagcaggtttgaggggctaaatggtgtACTCCTCATTCTTTTGCTCTTGATCTTGTCTACTTGCTGTGATTGTGGAAGTAGTTAGTGTTTTTCATGGTTGTTTAAAGCTGCTTTGGCCTACAGGGGCTGGTGGTAAAAGATTTTGCCCTGTTTTCATGGATTCTACACAAGACACTTGTTCCCAAATATGGGTGCAGTAATTTACATCCCTTTGGTTTACTGGATAAGAGAATAAGCAAAGGTGATACAAAGCAGAACAAACTACTGGATGGGTTTCCTACCTGAACCTCGggtaagaacaaagaaaagtacagcacaggaacaggcccttcagccctccaagcctacgCCGATCATATTTCCCATCAacaaaaacattttgcacttccggggtccgtatcccaaTGGGCTGGGTCCTCCATTGCACAACAGTGGCAAATATAGAGGTGTTCGCTGCTGTCATGAATTGGGACTCAATGGAAGACCTGATCTGCAttgtttaaacttctgatgggcagatCCTTGCAGCACGGGCCCTTCTGAATCTGTCTCCGACACTAATAgtctgagatgtgtgcttgttgTGCGATACTTACCCTGGTATTGTCCCGCTATTAATATCTGGCATTGGTCAATGACTAACAGTGGACCCTATGCCACAtaccttcccacccacctccactccaacTACCCACTCCCCACACTTACTCACCCACCCACTAAAACCCTTAAGACCATTAAAACTTTTCTGAACACAGCAGCTGGTGTTGTAAAAAGGGGGTGtgtcctctctgctgctcctcttcacCATTGCTCTCCATGGATGGCTACGTCGAGAGGTCACAGCTTCACCCAGGACAGGAAGACCTGGCTGCAAAGCCAGAAAAAGGTAGGGCCATAATTATCTGCACAGTCAGTGGCGATTGCCCCTGCATCACCCCTGACCAGAAGATCGGGCCTAATGTGTCAGATGTCTCTTCTGCACAAAAGAAGTCCTTACTGTAATCTACTACTTGTTGCAGCCACAACTGTAGCCTCAGAGCAAGGCAAGGATGGCATTTCCACTGCTGTGGAGGTGACCTGACCATGTACTTTTATGCGTTTGATTCCTTCCAAGCTGGTACAGacaatatttgcaacatctcccagtttGATGTCCACTGTTGCATGAGAGACCACTGAGGTTCTATGTTTAAAGAGCGTtgaatacatttcattctctctcgcAAAGAAGCTGGCAGAGCATTTGCATAGCTTCATGACCACTGCAGACCTCCCCGTGGTGCATGGTATCACAATCCAAAGGAATTCCAGTCCCTTTATGCTCAACATCCAGTTAGTCTGAGAGCATAAGCAGTGTATCATGTTCTGTAACAGTCTGTGTGAGATCTACATTTGTGCCAATATGACAAATCAGAGGGTCACTACCACAATAACATGGTTCCTGACTCCAGTGTGCAACATATAGACAGCATGCGTTATAACAAAAGCTATGCTGccacacaaagtgtgatagacAAGACTATTGGGAAGCTTAAACATCCCTTCTGCTACCTCAATTCCTCTGGAGTTGGGCTGCAATACATGGCAGGGCATGTCAAGATTTGTGCTGGTCTGCCACATTGTACAACCTTGCCATCATGAGGGTACATACTTTTCCATTAACTATATGCCTGAGGAAGGGGAGGACAGAGGGGTCAACAAACTATAGATCATTTCTGGCTGGGTTCTGTGATTGACTCATCCAAATATCATGCTATTAAATACAATTCCAATTTCCCATTCACCACCAGAAACACTTTGTTGCTGACCTTCTCCTTCATGGAGGCAAGACATACAGCCATGCCTGATCCCACCAGTTAGATGCTGCAATagaggggaaaatgtgtttgtgagtgtagtgCAATAGATTTGGGTGTTGTGGCTGTCATGGAAGGTTATGCAATCTATAGTAAGTGGGTATGAGACTTGCAATGGCGCTAAGTGTGTGATGGTGAGGTGAAGCTCAGAATGTTTGGTGTAAATCATGATTGATAGAGATCGTTAGCAGTTACGTGATAGGGATATATGCATTGAGCAATGAGAGGTTTGTGGTGGGATATGGAGTATTTTAGGATATATTCACTGACCTCCACCATTCCTGAGGTCATTGAAACTCTTGTGGTACTAGATCCATGTCCTCAGGGTGAGCCTCCCAGCATTGACAGTCTTGAATATCTGGGACCGCTGCTTTTGCAAACTTTGTTTGAAGGGCCTGTAGATAGATGACACCGTTTCTCCTCCaggaccaaggcctccagtgcagcatcAGAAAGTTTTGGTGCCCTCTTTATGCCAAGTTGTGCCATTCCTGTGTACTTTTACAATAACTTCtatcacctcctccagccaaaaTGCACTGCCTCTTTCAGAGGCGCAGGCTGGTTGGTGGCAGACTCTCATGATTTTGTGCCCCCTTGCTCAGGCATCCACCCACTGAACAGGGCACTTCACACTGGTTGCATGTTACAATCATTTAAATGAACAGGCAGGACAAAGCTTGCGTGCTGCCTGCATCAGAAGCAACAGGCTTATGTTAATCACACATCACAATCCTTATGCCTATTTTCGGGTGTTAACCCATTTTGCAGCCCCACACTCCTCTTTCTTTCAACCCCTGCATGGAGTGACATCCTCTTGATAATTTCAGCCTTCAACTCAAATCACTTTGCC
This sequence is a window from Carcharodon carcharias isolate sCarCar2 chromosome 10, sCarCar2.pri, whole genome shotgun sequence. Protein-coding genes within it:
- the LOC121282822 gene encoding vitamin D 25-hydroxylase — translated: MSAQGPWSLFQAVSFSDICVALGTYAFFLLSLLLVRQLLKQRRPQGFPPGPTALPLIGSLLSLINEPHVFLKKQSEIHGQIYSLDLGGISTVIVNGYDAVKECLVHQSDIFADRPSLPLFKKLTNMGGLLNSKYDRGWTDHRKITVNSFRCFGPGQKDFENKIFEECMFFLDAIDTYKGKSFDAKCLVTNAVSNITNLITFGERFTYDDTEYQHMIEIFSENIELAASVWAFLYNAFPWIGILPFGKHQRLFKNAAEVYDFLQKIIQRFSQNRTSQKPRHLIDLYLDEMEKNINDPESSLSTENLIFTVGELIIAGTETTTNALRWAILYMALYPNIQEKVHQEIDTVVGKNQVPSLENKSQMPYTEAVLHEILRFCNIAPLGIFHATAQNTVVRGYSIPKGTTIITNLYSVHFDEKYWSTPDIFCPERFLDNNKQFVKKEAFIPFSIGRRRCLGEHLARMELFLFFTMLLQRFHLHFPPGTIPNLKPKLGMTLQPNPYLISFERR